One window of Chryseobacterium indologenes genomic DNA carries:
- a CDS encoding 2-isopropylmalate synthase produces the protein MNSEKIEIFDTTLRDGEQVPGCKLNTEQKLIIAERLDELGIDIIEAGFPISSPGDFESVSEISKLVRKAKVCGLTRANKKDIDVAAEALKFAKRPRIHTGIGTSDSHIKYKFNSTREDIIERAAEAVKYAKTYVEDVEFYAEDAGRTDNEYLARVCEAVIKAGATVLNIPDTTGYCLPEEYGQKIKYLRENVKGIEKAVLSCHCHNDLGLATANSIAGAINGARQIECTINGLGERAGNTALEEVVMILKQHKDLNLHTDVNSRMLNEMSAMVSDLMGMSVQPNKAIVGANAFAHSSGIHQDGVIKNRETYEIIDPAEVGVNASSIILTARSGRSALAYRFKHIGYEVTKNELDYLYQEFLKIADLKKEIGNDDLSMMMDSFNRKIG, from the coding sequence ATGAATTCCGAAAAAATTGAAATTTTTGATACAACACTAAGAGATGGGGAGCAGGTTCCGGGATGTAAACTGAATACGGAACAAAAACTGATTATTGCAGAAAGGCTTGATGAGCTGGGGATTGATATCATTGAAGCGGGATTCCCGATTTCCAGTCCGGGAGATTTTGAATCTGTTTCAGAAATTTCAAAACTGGTAAGAAAAGCTAAAGTATGCGGGCTGACAAGAGCTAATAAAAAAGATATTGATGTAGCCGCAGAAGCACTGAAGTTTGCAAAGAGACCAAGAATACACACCGGAATCGGAACTTCTGATTCTCACATTAAATATAAATTCAACTCAACAAGAGAAGATATTATTGAAAGAGCAGCCGAAGCAGTAAAATATGCTAAAACTTATGTAGAAGATGTAGAATTTTATGCTGAAGATGCCGGACGAACGGATAATGAATATCTGGCAAGAGTCTGTGAGGCTGTTATCAAAGCCGGAGCAACTGTTCTTAATATTCCTGATACCACAGGCTATTGTCTGCCGGAAGAGTATGGCCAGAAAATAAAGTATCTGAGAGAAAACGTAAAAGGTATTGAGAAAGCGGTGCTGTCATGTCATTGCCATAATGATCTGGGGCTGGCTACAGCCAATTCTATTGCCGGAGCTATCAATGGAGCACGCCAGATTGAATGTACCATCAACGGATTGGGAGAAAGAGCTGGTAATACGGCTTTGGAGGAAGTTGTCATGATTTTAAAACAGCATAAAGATTTGAATCTGCATACGGATGTCAATTCAAGAATGCTGAATGAAATGAGTGCGATGGTATCTGATCTGATGGGAATGTCTGTACAGCCCAATAAAGCTATTGTAGGAGCCAACGCTTTTGCTCACAGCTCAGGAATTCATCAGGATGGAGTGATCAAAAACAGAGAAACCTATGAAATCATAGATCCTGCAGAAGTAGGGGTGAATGCTTCTTCCATTATTCTTACTGCCAGAAGCGGACGTTCAGCACTAGCTTACCGTTTCAAACATATTGGCTATGAGGTTACCAAAAATGAACTTGATTATTTATATCAGGAATTTTTGAAAAT
- a CDS encoding dipeptidase, whose translation MSRINIDLHCDLLYYLLRSDSALDDKELGCSLPYLQDGNVKLQVMAMYAGTGANSTAHGLEQSKLFSKLIKNENFFLFNHDNFNAPENKNRVGVIASIENTSSFCDENQSLESGFKNLETIIENTEKVFYIGITHHLENRFGGGNNATVGLKDDGKVLIDYISDRKIAIDLAHTSDQLAYDIFTYIDQRNYSIPILASHSNYRTVYKNNRNLPDELAKEVIRRKGLIGLNFIKDYVDIEHPERLYEHIQYGLDLGGEDSIAYGADYFYWKDHPDKSRHPFFFPEHSNAAVYPAVNKEIEERFSSELVEKISHRNALNFIENMYK comes from the coding sequence ATGAGCAGGATAAACATTGATTTACATTGTGATCTTCTATATTATCTTCTAAGATCAGATTCAGCGCTTGATGATAAAGAACTAGGTTGTTCACTGCCTTATTTACAGGATGGAAATGTAAAACTTCAGGTGATGGCGATGTATGCGGGAACAGGAGCTAACAGCACAGCTCACGGACTGGAACAAAGCAAATTGTTTTCAAAACTGATCAAAAACGAGAATTTCTTCCTTTTTAATCATGATAATTTCAACGCTCCGGAAAATAAAAACCGGGTAGGAGTCATTGCTTCTATTGAAAATACATCCTCTTTCTGCGATGAAAACCAAAGTCTGGAGTCCGGATTCAAAAATCTGGAGACCATTATTGAAAACACTGAAAAAGTCTTTTATATTGGGATTACCCATCACCTGGAAAACCGTTTTGGAGGCGGAAATAATGCTACAGTGGGATTAAAAGATGATGGAAAAGTGCTGATCGACTATATTTCTGACCGGAAAATCGCTATTGATTTAGCCCACACAAGTGATCAGCTTGCTTATGATATTTTCACTTATATCGATCAAAGAAATTATTCAATTCCTATTCTGGCAAGCCATTCCAACTACAGAACTGTTTACAAAAATAATAGAAACCTTCCTGATGAACTGGCGAAAGAAGTTATTCGCAGAAAAGGATTGATTGGCCTGAATTTTATCAAAGATTATGTTGATATTGAACATCCGGAAAGACTCTATGAACATATTCAATATGGGCTGGATCTTGGTGGAGAAGACAGCATAGCCTATGGTGCAGATTATTTTTACTGGAAGGATCACCCGGACAAATCCCGTCATCCTTTTTTCTTTCCCGAGCATTCTAACGCTGCAGTATATCCGGCAGTCAATAAAGAAATTGAGGAACGGTTTTCATCTGAGCTAGTAGAAAAGATCAGTCACAGAAATGCCTTGAATTTTATAGAAAATATGTATAAATAA